Genomic window (Paenibacillus sp. 37):
CTGTGGACATTTATTTTCAAAAAGAGTCTTCAACACGTTAAACATGCTTAATCACTCATTTCGGATTAATTTACTTGGTTTTCATTATAACGGATAATATTCGCCTTGTATAGCACTTTTGAGTGGTATCGAAATGAGATTTATATTGCACGAAAGGAAGCGCATAACCGATGGATCTTCTGCTTTTTGTCATCATGTTTATACTGGGTCTGGTCGGTTCATTCTTCTCCGGTTTGTTGGGTATTGGTGGGGCCATTATCAATTATCCGCTGCTGTTATATGTTCCATCCTGGATGGGACTGGAGCCATTCTCAGCACATCAGGTATCTTCGATCAGTATGTTTCAAGTGTTTTTCGGTTCACTTGCAGGTGTGGTTGCATTCCGCAGAAAAGTAAAGACGGGTAGAAGTGGTGGGGCGATCGTTCACCGCGGTTTGGTGCTGTACATGGGCTCCAGCATTCTTGCTGGCAGTCTGATCGGCGGGTTCATATCCGGTCATCTGGACGGAAGGGTTATTAATCTGATCTATGGCATTCTGGCGATCATGGCGATTGTGCTTATGCTGATTCCCGGAAAAGGAAAGCTTGATACCTCAGCACCACTGGTGTTTAATCGATGGATTGCAGCAGGCACTGCTTTTGCAGTAGGCATTGTATCAGGAATTGTTGGTGCGGGTGGTGCCTTTATTCTTATTCCCATCATGCTGACGATTCTCAACATCCCCGTACGAACGACGATTGCTTCTTCACTGGCGATTGTATTTATCTCCGCTATTGGCGGCGTTATAGGGAAAATTACGGGTGGAGACATTCCGATGGAACCCATCATCTATACGGTGATCGGCAGTTTGCTCGGGGCATCCCTTGGTTCACGGGTTAGTTCGATGATCAATGTGAGGGTACTTCGATATGCATTAATCGTACTTATCGCCATCACAGCGGTCAAAGTCTGGTCATCCATTCTGTAAAATCACATATATGGGAATGAACAATGACGATTTCGTAACCAAACGGTTGGATCGCCGTATAAAGGTTATGAACATGAGCTGAAGCGTTGGATACACGATCAAATGAGTTCAGTTTTCGTCCATGGAGCACCTCATCTCCTTTCATGGATACATGTTTAACATTAATAGAATTTGAGGTATCCACCCTATGAATAACGTACTTACAGAACAGGCTGATGCAGGATATCGGCTAGCTGAGCAGAAAGCATCTCAGTATTTTACTTCTCTTAGGCAGCAACTTATGGATCATACGTATACGACAGCACTTACCCAAGATATTCATGTATGGCAAAAAAAACATATTCATCGTTTTGCCTGGCTTTCTCTGTTATCACCTAGCAAAAGAAAACCGGATCCCCGGGATGTCCATAGATATATCCACTGGCTGAATACGACTGGAAAGCTGGATGATTACCTGGATCGGAGTATCTCATATATTTATATGCGAGATCTGGGGCAAGCCCTTGATTCTCCGGATACGCAAGCCCGAATTCAGCACGTTGTCCAGAATACCAAAAAATACTTTATGGGCTCTGCCACTGGGCGCAGAGGACAGCCCGATTATATCAGTCTGGCTGCGTTGTACCGGTGGGGACAGAAGGAGCACATTGAAACGGCTGTCATCTGGGTGATGAACAAATTAAAGAATGTAGCATCCAACATTCCGAAGGAGCTGGATGCAGAGCAGGCGCAGCGGAAGCTTATCAAAATTATTCTCGGCGTGGTTCTTCATGTGGACGATGAGATGAACGAGCAGACCCCACCTGAGGAACGGGCCCGAAGATTTGATGCGGCGATCAGACTCGGTTATTCATACGGTTTGACGTATCCATTTGTGGATGACCTGCTGGATTCTCAAGCCTTGACTGTTCAGGAAAAAGAACAATATTCACTGATGATACGCGAAGCACTTCTTACCGGGGTTGTACCTGATCTGGGAGAGTGGAAAGGCAGTAACCTTGAAGTGATTGAATATGTGCATTCCGAGCTTCGGGAAGCATTTGAGTACATCAAGAACTATCAGCATCCAGAGAAACAGCGCACGTTTTTAGAGCAATCCTATGTGTTCTTTCAGTCCCAGGAGATCGATCGCAATAAGAAATTAGCCAATGCGAATTATACCAATGAAGAATTGTACATTCCGATTATTATCAAATCTTCGTCTTCCCGATTAATCGTCCGGTCTGTTCTCAGTGCACCAGTGGATGAAGGATTTGATCTGCGGACGTTCTATTACGGGATATATAATCAGTTGTCCGATGATTTTGCCGATATGTTTGACGATATGGAAGAAGGGGCAGTAACTCCGTATACGTACTATTTGAAGTATCGAGATTTGCGTCCCGACTTGATTAATCCATATGAATTGTATTGGGCAGTCATCTCTCATCTAATCCATGATGTATATAACTCGGACGCCAAGACCCGCGAGGTCATACTGGATCGTGCCATTAACGGTCTGAAGCGTTGTAAAGAACGGTTGGGGCAGCAGAAATATGATGAAGTGATGTCGATCTTTACCTCTGGGCAGCCTGAATTCAATCAACTGGTTCAACAGATGGTGCGAAAAGCAGATGACGTTGATTTCCTTGATAAATTGTTACGGGATCAGGTCGTGCTTCAATTGAAAAATGACAAGCAGGAGAAAGAGGAGTTCAAGCAGACCATTCGAACAGTTCGCGAACAGATTAATGTGGAGTTGCAGATTGCGAAGCCCGGTGGACTTCATGAGATGAAAGAAACGCTGATCGATGCAGCCAATTATAGCTTGCAGGGAGACGGAAAGAGGTTACGCCCTATATTAACCTGGGTTATGGGCGTGCGCGAGTATGGCCTACCCGAATCGTCTATTGTTCCGCTGCTACGATCGCTGGAGTACATGCATACCGCTTCCCTGATCTTTGATGATCTGCCTACGCAGGATAATGCTTCGACAAGACGTGGACGATCCACGCTGCATCAGGTACACAATAGCGCCACAGCAGAGCTTACGGGTCTGTTTCTCATTCAGAAGGCGATAGGAGAGCAATCCTCATTGGATCGTTTCGATGCGGCGACCGTGCTCAGACTCATTCAGTATTCGGCTGAAAAAGCAGAGGATATGTGT
Coding sequences:
- a CDS encoding sulfite exporter TauE/SafE family protein; the encoded protein is MDLLLFVIMFILGLVGSFFSGLLGIGGAIINYPLLLYVPSWMGLEPFSAHQVSSISMFQVFFGSLAGVVAFRRKVKTGRSGGAIVHRGLVLYMGSSILAGSLIGGFISGHLDGRVINLIYGILAIMAIVLMLIPGKGKLDTSAPLVFNRWIAAGTAFAVGIVSGIVGAGGAFILIPIMLTILNIPVRTTIASSLAIVFISAIGGVIGKITGGDIPMEPIIYTVIGSLLGASLGSRVSSMINVRVLRYALIVLIAITAVKVWSSIL
- a CDS encoding polyprenyl synthetase family protein codes for the protein MNNVLTEQADAGYRLAEQKASQYFTSLRQQLMDHTYTTALTQDIHVWQKKHIHRFAWLSLLSPSKRKPDPRDVHRYIHWLNTTGKLDDYLDRSISYIYMRDLGQALDSPDTQARIQHVVQNTKKYFMGSATGRRGQPDYISLAALYRWGQKEHIETAVIWVMNKLKNVASNIPKELDAEQAQRKLIKIILGVVLHVDDEMNEQTPPEERARRFDAAIRLGYSYGLTYPFVDDLLDSQALTVQEKEQYSLMIREALLTGVVPDLGEWKGSNLEVIEYVHSELREAFEYIKNYQHPEKQRTFLEQSYVFFQSQEIDRNKKLANANYTNEELYIPIIIKSSSSRLIVRSVLSAPVDEGFDLRTFYYGIYNQLSDDFADMFDDMEEGAVTPYTYYLKYRDLRPDLINPYELYWAVISHLIHDVYNSDAKTREVILDRAINGLKRCKERLGQQKYDEVMSIFTSGQPEFNQLVQQMVRKADDVDFLDKLLRDQVVLQLKNDKQEKEEFKQTIRTVREQINVELQIAKPGGLHEMKETLIDAANYSLQGDGKRLRPILTWVMGVREYGLPESSIVPLLRSLEYMHTASLIFDDLPTQDNASTRRGRSTLHQVHNSATAELTGLFLIQKAIGEQSSLDRFDAATVLRLIQYSAEKAEDMCMGQAMDLNSKGKALTLEQLNMICFYKTGIAFEAALVMPAILAQVKEPEMATLKKFAYHAGIAFQIKDDLLDFEGNHLILGKPAGQDERNNNSTFVSILGDEGAKKEMWEHYCLATDALNEMRKPISFLRHLLDYLVGRER